The following coding sequences are from one Lolium rigidum isolate FL_2022 chromosome 6, APGP_CSIRO_Lrig_0.1, whole genome shotgun sequence window:
- the LOC124659803 gene encoding uncharacterized protein LOC124659803, giving the protein MDGADGHRSQRQASCSCAPSMSRRYVRDGFDLDDDDDYYFDGQFDKPASSSYGRAPSAAASRGCGTKLRGLWRKIVREKKRILLCTTGCVPSAAAPREPYDAYSYAQNFDDGAAWVEPENLSRSFSARFAVPSRVLQRVAV; this is encoded by the coding sequence ATGGACGGCGCCGACGGCCATCGCTCCCAGCGGCAGGCATCGTGCTCCTGCGCCCCCTCCATGTCCCGCCGCTACGTCCGCGACGGCTTCgacctcgacgacgacgacgactactacTTCGACGGCCAGTTCGACAAGCCCGCCTCCTCGTCGTACGGGCGGGCGCCGTCCGCGGCCGCGTCTCGCGGGTGCGGCACCAAGCTGAGGGGCCTGTGGCGGAAGATCGTCCGGGAGAAGAAGAGGATACTGCTCTGCACCACCGGCTGCgtgccgtcggcggcggcgccgcgggaGCCCTACGACGCCTACAGCTACGCGCAGaacttcgacgacggcgccgcctgGGTGGAGCCGGAGAACCTCTCGCGCTCcttctccgcgcgcttcgccgtgCCCTCCAGGGTCCTGCAGAGGGTCGCCGTGTAG